ACTTTCATCTCGGTTCTCCGCTACTGCGTTGGGCGCTCGCCAGGCTCCAGGAAGCAAACAATCTATTGCTTCTTTGCATCCCGCGCGGCGATCTCAGCCTCTGTCAAAGCACGGTACATGGAGATATCGCTGTCCACAGCCAGTTCAAGCTGCTCCCCTTTGCCCTGGGGCCGCAGGCGCAGGCTTTCCAGCCGAACCAAGCGGTCCAGATGAGAAAGGCGGCTGAAAAAGCGCATCAGACTGTGAAATTGCCCCCGGAGGCGCACGTCGACATTACGGGAGGCGTAAAATTGTTGCACCTCTTCCCGGCCGGGGGCGAAAAGCAAGAATTCGACCCCAACATCCTTGCCCAACCGTTCGATGGAAGCGAGCAACTCCTCCACTTCCTGGCTGCTCTCCGGCAAAAGGGATTGCGCATACGTCCATTCTCGCTGCCGCTTGGCGAGATTCTTCTCGATCTCAGGCAAGCGCGCGATTTTCGTCTGATACGTGGCGATCTGGGAATCGAGCTCCTGGATCGTCTTGTGGTGGGCCTGCCGTTGTTCCCATTGGGGCTGGAACAGAAAGTACCAATACGCGCCAGCCACAGCCGCAAGGAGCAGGACAAAAAGGAGAATGCGGCGCTTACGCGGCACAGCCTCATACCGGCTCAGGAGACTTTTCGAATCTGGCTTAGCCACGTCCTTCCTCCCCTTTGTCTTCAGGCTCTCCAGTACTGATCTCCGTCTGGAATTCCACCAGATCCAGATTCTGCACCCGGCGGCGAGAGGTCCGGCGGGTCTGGATGGACTGAATATACGGAGACTCCCTCAGCTGCTGGACATATTGGGCAAAGGCTTGGTTATCCAAGGCCACGCCGCGCAGGCTGATCCCCCTGCTGCGGGAAAATTGCAGTGATTCGAACCAGATTTCGTCCTCAGGCAGCAAAGAGACCAGCGCGTCGAGATACCGGACCGGCAATCCCTGGGCCTCCCGGATGATCTTGATGGCCTGAATGCGTTCTTCAAGGGAGGCGAGTTCCTTCTCCTGCTGGCGCAGATGGCGAATTTGCTCAAAAAGTTCGTTTTTCCGGGTGGTCTTGGTGGCGATATGCTCTTCGAGGGTCTGGATTTCCCGGTGCATCCAATACTGCGTCCCCCCGATGCCTCCCAGGAGCACACAAAACAGAAAAACCAGAAAGGCGAGTTCCTTCCCGGCTTGGGACGCTTTGGCCCGCTTTTGTTGCGGCAAGAGATTTATGCGGATCATCTCTCTCTCCTATACGGCTTGTCGCAGGGCAAGCCCCGTGCCCACCGCAAACTGCGGCCCGGTGCGAGTCAGATAATTTCGATCGAAAAGATTCGGCGAGATATTGATCCGCCGGAAAGGATCGAGAAGCCCGACCTCCATCTCCAATCGTTCGGCAAACCGCTCAGGTAAACCGGAAATAAGACTTCCGCCGCCGGATAGGAGCATCCGCGTCGACGTCAATCCGCCGCTTTCCGAGGATTGGTAAAAAGTGAGCATGCGCTGGATTTCCTGGGCCCAATCGGCAAACACCTTATTCAAGACATCCTGGACGGTGGCGATATTGCTCGCGTCCTCCTCCTTGGGACCGTTGACTTTGAGTTTTTCAGCCTCGGTTTTGGTAATCTCCAACGTCCGCGCCAACCGTTCGGTGATCTGATGTCCGCCAAATGCGATTTCGCGTAAAAACAGAGGACGCCCTTGAGCACAAACGCAAAAGACGGACTGCTGGGCGCCGATATCGAGCAGATAGGTCGGTTTGTCGCTCCACTCAGGATAATTGAAGGTAAAACAATTGGTCAGCGCAAAGGCATCGACATCCAGAACCGACAATCCCAGCCCGGCTGCCGAGAGCACATTTTGGACCTCGTGGACCATCTTTTTCTTGCTGGCCACCAGCAAAACCTGATGGAACCCCGCCTGTTCCGATTCAGGTCCCAGATCCTGGAAGTCGAGGTAGACGTCGTTGATATCGAAGGGGATGTATTGCTTCGCCTCTTTCTGGACTTCGGCGGCGAGGTGTCGGATCCTGTCCTTGGCGAAGCGCACGCGCTTCACAATCACGGCGTGTCCGGCCATTGAGGAAGTGACGACTTTGTCTTTGAGTTCCAGCGCCTGCCACAATTGGCGGAGGCGTTCGGCCTTGGCGTCCGTGGCCTCGTTGTCCTGTCGCGGCCAGGGTACCCGGCCGAGTCGTTCCAGCTGCGGGCCGGCCTTACCGGGCACCATCCGGACAGCCTTGACCCAGGCACTGCCCAGGTCCAATCCACAAGCCCCCCGCTTTTTTGGCCAAAGTTTTCCTAAGCCCACGGCGTCCCCCCAATTGTCCGTTGTTCACATAAAACCCCCGCCGGCATCAGTCTTTCGGCGGGGGTTTTGGTCTCTACTCTTCCTTTTTTTCAGGCCGCAGTGTCAACACCGGGATCGGAGCGCTTTTGACTACCTTTTCAGCCACGGAACCAAACAAAATGCGATCTATGCCGGTCCTGCCGTGCGTGCCCATGACGATCAGGTCGCATCCCTGTTCCTGGGCAAACCGGAGCACTTCCTCTGCGGCGTATCCCGTGACCACATAGCCGTCGGCCTCGATTCCGGCGAAGTTTTCTTCGACAAAATTCTCCATGGTCTGCTCGGCACCGGTCACGATTTCACCAACAAAGGTTTCAATGGAGCTCGGGGGAACATGGAAGCCGACATATTGACTCAGGGAGGGGGCCACATACACGACCTGGACAGATGCTCCTGAAAGCTGGGCCAGTGTCTTCGCGTAATCGGCGATCTTGGGGCTGATATCCGAAAGATCCACCGCGCATAGAATCTTCTTAATCTCGGCCATTTTCCACCTCCTTGGCGCATTCTTATTAGGCCTTATAACTCGGCTTTAGTGTAGATTGCCAAACATGTCCAGATAAGACAAGACGGGAGCCACAGTTCCGACAGAAAAAGTTCGCTCACGTAAAACACCCCCGGCACTTTCAAGAGTCGGGGGTGTTGTCTCTGCACGCACCCGTGAAGTTTGCAATGCCCGGATCAATCAAGGCCGCAGGCATTCGCGGTCGCTTACAACAACGTCTCCACGACGACTCCAAGACCAAGCACTATGGCGATGACCCCGTTGAAAGTAAAAAAGGCCACATTGATACGACTCAAATCGTCTTCGGCGAGAAGCAGGTGCTCCCCTATAAGCAAGAGGGTCACCACAGCCCAGGCCCCGAAATAGACAGGGCCGAGTCCTGCGGACCAGCCGGCCATAAGAAAAAAAAGGCTCGCGACGATATGGGCAAAGCACGCGAGCAGCAACGCCGGACCAACACCGAACCGCGCCGGCACCGAATGCAGCCCCATAAATCTGTCGATCGCCACGTCCTGACAGGAATAGAGGATATCAAACCCGGCAACCCAAAAAAGCACTC
The sequence above is drawn from the Desulfohalobium retbaense DSM 5692 genome and encodes:
- a CDS encoding type 4a pilus biogenesis protein PilO, which translates into the protein MAKPDSKSLLSRYEAVPRKRRILLFVLLLAAVAGAYWYFLFQPQWEQRQAHHKTIQELDSQIATYQTKIARLPEIEKNLAKRQREWTYAQSLLPESSQEVEELLASIERLGKDVGVEFLLFAPGREEVQQFYASRNVDVRLRGQFHSLMRFFSRLSHLDRLVRLESLRLRPQGKGEQLELAVDSDISMYRALTEAEIAARDAKKQ
- a CDS encoding PilN domain-containing protein, giving the protein MIRINLLPQQKRAKASQAGKELAFLVFLFCVLLGGIGGTQYWMHREIQTLEEHIATKTTRKNELFEQIRHLRQQEKELASLEERIQAIKIIREAQGLPVRYLDALVSLLPEDEIWFESLQFSRSRGISLRGVALDNQAFAQYVQQLRESPYIQSIQTRRTSRRRVQNLDLVEFQTEISTGEPEDKGEEGRG
- the pilM gene encoding type IV pilus assembly protein PilM; amino-acid sequence: MGLGKLWPKKRGACGLDLGSAWVKAVRMVPGKAGPQLERLGRVPWPRQDNEATDAKAERLRQLWQALELKDKVVTSSMAGHAVIVKRVRFAKDRIRHLAAEVQKEAKQYIPFDINDVYLDFQDLGPESEQAGFHQVLLVASKKKMVHEVQNVLSAAGLGLSVLDVDAFALTNCFTFNYPEWSDKPTYLLDIGAQQSVFCVCAQGRPLFLREIAFGGHQITERLARTLEITKTEAEKLKVNGPKEEDASNIATVQDVLNKVFADWAQEIQRMLTFYQSSESGGLTSTRMLLSGGGSLISGLPERFAERLEMEVGLLDPFRRINISPNLFDRNYLTRTGPQFAVGTGLALRQAV
- a CDS encoding universal stress protein codes for the protein MAEIKKILCAVDLSDISPKIADYAKTLAQLSGASVQVVYVAPSLSQYVGFHVPPSSIETFVGEIVTGAEQTMENFVEENFAGIEADGYVVTGYAAEEVLRFAQEQGCDLIVMGTHGRTGIDRILFGSVAEKVVKSAPIPVLTLRPEKKEE